The following coding sequences lie in one Streptomyces sp. NBC_00510 genomic window:
- a CDS encoding NAD(P)H-binding protein has protein sequence MPDSPMVLVTGAAGSVGAVGHTTVELLRERGFPVRAFVHREDERAVQLRDTGAEVVAGDLTRTADVARAAEGCGRMYFGMGVSAQYLQAAATTAAVARAHGGLDVLVNMSQMTVSQMNLSSTSESKQQWQQWLAEQVMDWSGVPVCHIRPTVFMENPLFLGLGFRSVARDGTIRLPFGDARTSPVAARDVAEVVTAVLADPASHVGRVHELTGAESRDMTAIAAEFTEVLGRKVRYVDVPYEEWAGELDALGLPEHVRQHIATMARLHAANRYDRATDDVREILGRPASGIRELVREHPEVFG, from the coding sequence ATGCCGGACAGCCCGATGGTCCTCGTGACCGGCGCCGCCGGGAGCGTGGGGGCGGTCGGGCACACGACCGTCGAGTTGCTGAGGGAACGCGGCTTCCCCGTCCGCGCCTTCGTCCACCGCGAGGACGAGCGGGCGGTGCAACTGCGGGACACCGGGGCGGAGGTGGTCGCCGGTGACCTGACCAGGACCGCGGACGTCGCGCGGGCCGCCGAGGGCTGCGGCCGGATGTACTTCGGGATGGGCGTGTCGGCGCAGTACCTGCAGGCCGCCGCGACGACGGCGGCCGTGGCCCGCGCCCACGGCGGACTCGACGTGCTGGTCAACATGTCGCAGATGACGGTGTCCCAGATGAACCTCAGCAGCACGTCCGAGTCGAAGCAGCAGTGGCAGCAGTGGCTGGCGGAGCAGGTCATGGACTGGTCGGGGGTGCCGGTCTGCCACATCCGGCCGACGGTCTTCATGGAGAACCCGCTCTTCCTCGGCCTCGGTTTCCGCTCGGTCGCCCGGGACGGCACGATCCGCCTGCCCTTCGGCGACGCGCGGACCTCCCCCGTCGCGGCCCGGGACGTCGCCGAGGTGGTCACGGCGGTGCTGGCCGACCCGGCGTCGCACGTCGGCCGGGTCCACGAGCTGACCGGGGCCGAGTCCCGGGACATGACGGCGATCGCCGCCGAGTTCACCGAGGTGCTGGGGCGGAAGGTCCGTTACGTCGACGTGCCGTACGAGGAGTGGGCCGGGGAACTGGACGCCCTGGGACTCCCCGAGCACGTACGGCAGCACATCGCCACCATGGCCCGCCTCCACGCGGCGAACCGGTACGACCGCGCGACCGACGACGTCAGGGAGATCCTGGGCAGACCGGCCTCCGGCATACGCGAGTTGGTCCGGGAGCACCCGGAGGTGTTCGGCTGA
- a CDS encoding histidinol-phosphatase yields the protein MGHGHQHGHDHTHAHHHHGDGAESLPPALDLSVPDEELTPGQLSRRSMLRRTGLLGAGLAAGSVLAGAGQAAAHGSSPQGHQGHGGSRPGGYLWLAGDHHIHTQFSSDAKYRVIDHVRHANANGLDWMVITDHGSEQHAKIGVEKVNPQIVAARGEISDTLVFQGLEWNIPAAEHGTVFVHPGRNEVAVLKEFENSFDGSVKGATAPTPANEALAVAGLDFLADAVRRKKVQDALFLANHPARKGLDSPHEIRAWRDAQPTIAVGMEGAPGHQAAGLPAPQGPGSGRGFYDSSPSAQSWPGYPLESYRTWGGFDWMTATVGGLWDSLLAEGRPWWITANSDAHNVYADTAVRGGGDFATQGHYDDPVYGGGLSLTDGDFWPGQYSRTHVGAAGFSYRAVMDALREGRVWVDHGGLISGLDARLRSGGYEQTLGGMLRVRRGDKVDLVVDIDLANGPNWAQFVPELARVDVIRGAVTGRASDRDTFAAPDTRVVKSFEVGRSAGSVRLTYSLGRVDKPLYVRLRGTDGNRGAVGINGAAVDPAGPAIDVLGDADPWKDLWFYSNPIWVLPA from the coding sequence ATGGGCCACGGCCACCAGCACGGGCACGACCACACCCACGCGCACCACCACCACGGCGACGGCGCGGAGTCCCTGCCGCCGGCGCTCGACCTCTCCGTCCCGGACGAGGAACTGACCCCGGGCCAGCTCTCCCGGCGCTCCATGCTGCGCCGCACCGGACTGCTCGGCGCCGGGCTGGCCGCGGGCAGTGTGCTCGCCGGTGCCGGCCAGGCCGCCGCCCACGGCTCCTCCCCGCAGGGGCACCAGGGGCACGGCGGGTCGCGCCCCGGTGGCTACCTGTGGCTGGCCGGCGACCACCACATCCACACCCAGTTCAGCTCCGACGCGAAGTACCGCGTCATCGACCACGTCCGCCACGCCAACGCGAACGGCCTGGACTGGATGGTCATCACCGACCACGGCAGCGAGCAGCACGCCAAGATCGGCGTGGAGAAGGTCAACCCGCAGATCGTCGCGGCCCGCGGGGAGATCTCCGACACCCTGGTCTTCCAGGGCCTGGAGTGGAACATCCCGGCCGCCGAGCACGGCACGGTCTTCGTCCACCCCGGCCGCAACGAGGTCGCCGTACTGAAGGAGTTCGAGAACTCCTTCGACGGCTCGGTCAAGGGTGCCACCGCGCCCACCCCCGCCAACGAGGCGCTGGCCGTCGCGGGGCTGGACTTCCTCGCCGACGCCGTCCGCCGCAAGAAGGTCCAGGACGCGCTGTTCCTGGCCAACCACCCCGCGCGCAAGGGTCTGGACTCCCCGCACGAGATCCGCGCCTGGCGCGACGCCCAGCCCACCATCGCGGTCGGCATGGAGGGCGCGCCCGGCCACCAGGCCGCCGGCCTGCCCGCGCCGCAGGGCCCCGGCTCCGGCCGCGGCTTCTACGACAGCAGCCCGAGCGCCCAGTCCTGGCCCGGCTACCCGCTGGAGAGCTACCGCACCTGGGGCGGCTTCGACTGGATGACCGCCACCGTCGGCGGCCTGTGGGACAGCCTCCTCGCCGAGGGCAGGCCGTGGTGGATCACCGCCAACTCCGACGCGCACAACGTGTACGCCGACACCGCCGTCCGCGGCGGTGGCGACTTCGCCACCCAGGGCCACTACGACGACCCGGTCTACGGCGGCGGACTCAGCCTGACCGACGGCGACTTCTGGCCGGGCCAGTACAGCCGCACCCACGTCGGGGCCGCCGGCTTCTCGTACCGCGCGGTCATGGACGCCCTCCGCGAGGGCCGCGTCTGGGTCGACCACGGCGGGCTGATCAGCGGGCTCGACGCGCGGCTGCGCTCCGGCGGGTACGAGCAGACGCTCGGCGGCATGCTGCGGGTCCGCCGCGGCGACAAGGTCGACCTCGTCGTCGACATCGACCTGGCGAACGGCCCCAACTGGGCCCAGTTCGTGCCGGAGCTGGCCCGTGTGGACGTCATCCGCGGCGCGGTCACCGGCCGGGCCTCCGACCGGGACACCTTCGCCGCCCCGGACACCAGGGTCGTGAAGTCCTTCGAGGTGGGCCGCTCGGCGGGGTCGGTGCGGCTGACGTACTCCCTGGGCCGCGTCGACAAGCCGCTCTACGTCCGGCTGCGCGGCACGGACGGCAACCGCGGCGCCGTCGGCATCAACGGCGCCGCGGTGGACCCGGCCGGCCCGGCGATCGACGTCCTCGGCGACGCGGACCCCTGGAAGGACCTGTGGTTCTACTCCAACCCGATCTGGGTGCTGCCCGCGTGA